A genomic segment from Gloeocapsa sp. DLM2.Bin57 encodes:
- a CDS encoding glycosyltransferase, giving the protein MGKKKFLLLSPSSCTNPRSGGGQRTNLIYNILQKLGEVDVVLVGGGNLQVLSEFFPGVKSIQLVNTLNPGEIGFSKSFRKIQPQVIDNLALVLSDRAQVIYKADPLLQPVVKDLLAKNDYDLIIGRHLRTVAKAGIFNQTNVPIILDYDDPDNETLRTRLNQPGLNFFSRVILASHLKQTEKILPQLLSLPQHIWVTHQNHQNMINHPEVSILPNIPYSTMLSEPPEFIPINPDSQTILFVGIHGYRVNRDGVKNFIVNQWSNIRKVVNSAQLRIVGLGNWSELESQLGVIPGVEYVGFVEDLRKEYNQARFTIVPLFEGGGTKIKVMESLYYGRTAVVTDQVHYGYRNLPNQEALLVANTETEFTDQCIRLLNDSDLCNRLAQQGREMVIDNYSFSRFESIVTETVNSLCPD; this is encoded by the coding sequence ATGGGAAAGAAAAAGTTTTTATTACTATCACCATCGAGTTGTACTAATCCTCGTTCTGGTGGTGGTCAGAGAACCAACTTAATTTACAATATTTTACAAAAATTAGGTGAGGTTGATGTGGTATTGGTGGGTGGAGGAAATCTTCAGGTTTTGTCTGAGTTTTTCCCTGGAGTGAAATCAATCCAACTGGTTAATACTCTCAATCCTGGAGAAATAGGGTTCTCGAAAAGCTTCAGAAAGATTCAACCCCAAGTTATCGATAATCTAGCATTGGTGTTAAGCGATCGCGCTCAAGTTATTTATAAAGCAGATCCTCTACTCCAACCAGTAGTCAAGGATTTATTAGCCAAAAACGATTATGATTTAATTATTGGACGACATTTACGGACTGTTGCTAAAGCGGGAATATTCAATCAAACCAATGTACCGATTATCCTCGATTATGATGATCCAGATAACGAAACCCTCCGTACCAGATTAAATCAACCTGGGTTAAATTTCTTCTCTCGTGTAATTTTGGCTTCTCATCTGAAACAAACCGAGAAGATCTTACCCCAATTACTCTCACTACCTCAACATATTTGGGTAACCCATCAAAATCACCAAAATATGATTAACCATCCCGAAGTTTCGATTTTACCCAATATTCCCTACTCTACTATGTTGAGTGAGCCTCCAGAGTTTATACCCATTAATCCTGATTCTCAGACTATTTTATTCGTGGGTATTCACGGATATCGAGTTAACCGAGACGGAGTCAAAAACTTTATTGTCAATCAGTGGTCAAATATTCGTAAGGTAGTGAATAGCGCACAATTACGTATAGTGGGTTTAGGTAATTGGTCAGAGTTAGAATCACAACTAGGTGTGATACCAGGAGTAGAGTACGTCGGTTTTGTGGAAGATTTGCGCAAAGAATACAATCAAGCTCGATTTACCATCGTACCCCTTTTTGAAGGTGGAGGTACTAAAATTAAAGTAATGGAGTCTCTCTATTATGGACGAACTGCGGTAGTCACTGATCAGGTTCATTATGGCTACAGAAATTTACCCAATCAAGAAGCTTTACTAGTCGCAAACACGGAAACAGAGTTTACAGATCAATGTATTCGATTACTCAATGATTCAGATTTATGTAACAGATTAGCCCAACAGGGTAGAGAGATGGTTATTGATAACTACTCTTTTAGTCGCTTTGAATCTATAGTTACCGAAACCGTCAACAGTCTTTGTCCAGATTAA
- the aspS gene encoding aspartate--tRNA ligase: protein MRNYYCGELQAKQVEETVTLCGWVDRRRDHGGVIFIDLRDRSGVVQIVSDPQRTPDSYSDAETLRNEYVVRITGKVSPRPVDSKNPKLPTGEIEIYAHKIEILNGVTKQLPFQVSSIDSELVREDLRLKYRYLDLRREKMYANLRLRHEVVKGIRDYLENQEHFLEVETPILTRSTPEGARDYLVPSRVNPGDWYALPQSPQLFKQLLMVAGCDRYYQIARCFRDEDLRADRQPEFTQLDMEMSFMSLDEVITLNEGLISHIFKKVKNIELSTPFPRLTYNEAMDVYGSDRPDTRFDLKLVDVSEIVQDCGFKVFSDVVKKGGLVKILPIPGGNETISNMRIKPGGDIYKEATIAGAKGIAYIRVREEGEIDTIGAIKDNLSVEQKAAILSKTKAKPGHLLLFVAAETNIVNKALDRLRLFIGAELGLIPENQINLLWVTDFPMFEWNPEEKRLEALHHPFTAPYAEDIEDLANARAQAYDLVFNGVEIGGGSLRIYQKEIQEKVFQTIGLSPQEAQDKFGFLLEAFEYGAPPHGGIAYGLDRLVMLLAQEESIRDVIAFPKTQQASCLLTEAPASVSDKQLKELYIASTYQPEEKESKT, encoded by the coding sequence ATGCGGAATTATTATTGCGGAGAATTACAAGCTAAACAGGTTGAAGAAACCGTGACTCTGTGTGGTTGGGTGGATAGAAGAAGAGATCACGGGGGAGTGATTTTTATAGATTTGCGCGATCGCTCAGGGGTAGTACAAATAGTCAGCGATCCTCAACGTACTCCCGATTCTTATTCAGACGCAGAAACCCTCAGAAATGAATATGTAGTTAGAATAACAGGAAAAGTTAGCCCACGTCCGGTGGATTCAAAAAACCCCAAATTACCCACAGGAGAAATTGAAATCTACGCTCATAAAATTGAGATACTCAATGGGGTAACTAAACAACTACCTTTTCAGGTATCTAGTATTGACTCTGAATTAGTCAGAGAAGACTTAAGGTTAAAATACCGTTACCTAGATTTAAGACGGGAAAAAATGTACGCTAATCTCCGTCTCCGTCATGAGGTGGTTAAAGGGATTCGCGATTATTTAGAGAATCAAGAACATTTTCTAGAGGTAGAGACTCCTATTTTAACTCGCTCTACCCCTGAAGGAGCAAGAGATTATCTTGTCCCCTCCCGAGTCAATCCAGGAGATTGGTACGCTTTACCTCAGTCTCCCCAATTGTTTAAACAGTTATTGATGGTAGCAGGATGCGATCGCTATTATCAAATTGCGCGTTGTTTTCGGGATGAGGATTTAAGAGCAGATCGTCAACCAGAATTTACCCAATTAGACATGGAAATGAGTTTTATGTCTTTAGATGAGGTAATTACTCTTAACGAGGGGTTAATCTCTCATATCTTTAAAAAGGTCAAAAATATCGAGTTATCTACTCCTTTTCCACGTTTAACTTATAACGAAGCGATGGATGTATATGGAAGCGATCGCCCTGATACCCGTTTTGATTTAAAATTAGTAGATGTGTCAGAGATTGTCCAAGATTGTGGTTTTAAAGTTTTCTCTGATGTAGTTAAAAAAGGTGGTTTAGTCAAAATTCTCCCTATTCCTGGGGGGAATGAGACTATCTCCAACATGAGAATCAAACCAGGTGGAGATATTTATAAAGAAGCAACCATCGCAGGTGCTAAAGGAATCGCTTATATTCGTGTGCGCGAAGAAGGGGAAATCGATACGATTGGAGCGATTAAAGATAACCTAAGTGTAGAGCAAAAAGCAGCAATTTTAAGCAAAACTAAGGCTAAACCTGGACATTTATTACTGTTTGTCGCGGCAGAAACTAATATAGTCAATAAAGCTTTAGATCGTTTACGCTTATTCATCGGAGCAGAATTAGGTTTAATCCCTGAAAATCAAATTAATCTACTCTGGGTAACAGATTTCCCAATGTTTGAGTGGAATCCCGAGGAAAAAAGACTAGAAGCGTTACACCACCCCTTTACTGCTCCCTATGCTGAAGATATCGAGGATTTAGCCAACGCTAGAGCACAAGCTTATGACTTAGTATTTAATGGTGTAGAAATCGGTGGAGGTAGTTTACGTATCTATCAGAAAGAGATCCAAGAAAAAGTCTTTCAAACGATCGGGTTATCCCCACAGGAAGCTCAAGATAAATTTGGTTTCCTTTTAGAAGCTTTTGAATATGGTGCTCCTCCCCATGGTGGTATCGCTTACGGTTTAGATCGTTTAGTGATGTTACTCGCTCAAGAAGAATCAATTAGAGATGTGATTGCTTTTCCGAAAACCCAACAAGCAAGTTGTTTACTCACCGAAGCACCAGCATCAGTGAGCGATAAACAGTTAAAAGAGTTGTATATTGCTTCAACTTACCAACCTGAAGAGAAAGAGTCAAAAACTTGA
- a CDS encoding geranylgeranyl reductase family protein: MYNCLVIGAGPAGATAAYHLAKQAHSVLILDKASFPRSKPCGGGVSPAIASWFDFDFTPVIDNTITQVQYTWKIGDPVEAKLKNVQPMWMVNRSAFDKFILDQAIQKGATFKDDTEVTAIQSQPEGWIVKTPTETFTANYLIAADGVNSVVSKWLGLGNPQPSLAGSLEIKTNQPPQNLNKAYFEFGLLKNGYIWNFPKSDGYSISGAILRGNKANSAELKKQIFTYAKEFGLDTSNASYTEYPLGLWRENQPLHSQKAIVAGEAAGVLDPLTGEGIRPSIWTGIKAAEAINQSLQGNPNAISQYTEIVKQEWGNDMILAQRLAGLFYQFPQIAYKVGVKRPSAAQIMGQILCGELRYSDITDKAMSRLKKSLIPGMK, translated from the coding sequence ATGTATAATTGTCTGGTTATAGGTGCAGGTCCCGCTGGGGCTACAGCTGCTTATCATCTCGCTAAACAAGCTCACTCAGTCTTAATCTTAGATAAAGCTTCTTTCCCTCGTAGTAAACCCTGTGGAGGGGGTGTCTCTCCGGCGATCGCTTCTTGGTTTGATTTTGACTTTACCCCCGTCATTGACAATACCATCACCCAAGTACAATATACCTGGAAAATTGGCGATCCCGTAGAAGCCAAACTCAAAAACGTTCAACCTATGTGGATGGTTAATCGAAGTGCTTTTGATAAGTTTATTCTAGATCAAGCTATCCAGAAGGGAGCAACCTTTAAAGACGATACCGAAGTTACCGCTATTCAATCTCAACCCGAAGGTTGGATCGTGAAAACTCCTACAGAAACCTTTACAGCAAATTATCTAATTGCTGCTGATGGGGTTAATAGCGTGGTGTCTAAATGGCTAGGTTTAGGTAACCCCCAACCTAGTTTAGCTGGATCTCTGGAAATCAAAACTAATCAACCTCCTCAAAACCTCAATAAAGCTTATTTTGAATTTGGGTTACTTAAAAATGGCTATATCTGGAACTTCCCCAAGAGTGACGGTTATAGTATTAGTGGTGCTATTTTACGAGGTAACAAAGCTAATTCAGCTGAACTGAAAAAACAGATTTTTACCTACGCTAAGGAATTTGGTTTAGATACTAGTAATGCTAGTTATACCGAATACCCCCTAGGTTTATGGCGCGAAAATCAACCCCTCCATAGTCAAAAAGCGATCGTAGCTGGTGAAGCTGCAGGAGTATTAGATCCTCTCACAGGGGAAGGTATTCGACCTTCAATTTGGACTGGTATTAAAGCTGCCGAAGCGATTAACCAAAGTCTTCAAGGTAACCCCAACGCTATCTCTCAATATACTGAGATTGTTAAACAAGAATGGGGTAATGATATGATTTTAGCCCAACGTCTAGCGGGATTATTTTATCAATTCCCCCAAATCGCCTATAAAGTTGGCGTAAAACGTCCTTCTGCAGCTCAAATTATGGGTCAAATTCTCTGTGGTGAACTTAGATATAGCGATATCACCGATAAAGCCATGAGTCGCTTGAAAAAAAGTCTCATCCCAGGTATGAAATAA
- a CDS encoding phosphoribosylglycinamide formyltransferase: protein MINPSVDYANSLLISPPLSNLQPTNTKPIRLGILASGSGSNFGAIAAAIQAGKLKAEIPLVIYNNPKAGVRDRAVNYQVPAILVNHRNFATREDCDAEIVRILQQHQVDWVIMAGWMRIVTNVLLEAFTNRIINIHPSLLPSFPGIRAVEQALAAGVKITGCTVHIATLEVDSGPILIQAAVPILPDDTPLTLHARIQAQEHLILPQAIAWCSQQEK, encoded by the coding sequence ATGATTAATCCTTCTGTAGATTATGCTAATTCTCTCTTAATTTCCCCTCCTTTGTCTAATTTACAACCAACTAATACTAAACCAATCAGATTAGGGATTTTAGCTTCAGGAAGTGGGAGCAATTTTGGAGCGATCGCCGCTGCTATTCAAGCAGGAAAACTTAAGGCGGAAATCCCTCTAGTTATCTATAATAATCCTAAAGCGGGAGTGCGTGATCGTGCTGTCAATTATCAAGTTCCTGCAATCTTGGTTAATCACCGTAATTTTGCTACTAGAGAAGATTGTGACGCTGAAATTGTCCGCATTTTACAACAACACCAAGTTGATTGGGTGATTATGGCGGGATGGATGCGTATAGTTACAAATGTTCTTTTAGAAGCTTTTACCAATAGAATCATTAATATTCATCCTAGCTTATTACCTAGTTTTCCAGGGATTCGCGCTGTAGAACAAGCTTTAGCTGCGGGAGTAAAAATAACTGGTTGTACGGTACATATAGCCACTTTAGAAGTAGATAGTGGACCGATTTTGATTCAAGCGGCTGTACCTATTTTACCCGATGATACACCCCTGACTTTACACGCGCGTATTCAAGCACAAGAACACTTGATTTTACCACAGGCGATCGCTTGGTGTAGCCAACAGGAGAAGTAG
- a CDS encoding cupin domain-containing protein, translating to MTKEEIIASLNLVKHIEGGYFAETYRAVEQIPTERSGNLRNMCTSIYYLLTRDQPVNHFQKNRSDIIHYFHTGAAITYLIIDPEGRLEKVKLGSNLAAGEQLQLLVKAGCWKAGFLETGDYGLIGEAVAPGFDYRDMEIADQSLLTQYPHLAPEIKDYLNHNQG from the coding sequence ATGACCAAAGAAGAAATAATTGCAAGTTTAAATCTAGTTAAACATATTGAGGGTGGCTATTTCGCTGAAACCTATCGCGCCGTTGAACAAATACCTACAGAAAGAAGCGGTAATCTACGCAATATGTGCACATCTATATACTATTTGTTAACCAGGGATCAGCCCGTTAATCATTTTCAGAAAAATCGCTCAGATATTATCCACTATTTCCACACAGGAGCAGCAATTACGTATCTGATTATTGATCCCGAAGGTAGATTAGAAAAGGTTAAACTAGGAAGTAATCTAGCAGCAGGAGAACAATTGCAACTCTTAGTCAAGGCTGGTTGTTGGAAAGCTGGATTTTTAGAAACAGGTGACTATGGTTTAATAGGGGAAGCGGTAGCACCAGGTTTTGATTATCGAGATATGGAAATAGCTGATCAGAGTTTACTAACACAATATCCTCACTTAGCCCCAGAAATCAAGGATTATCTGAACCATAATCAAGGGTAA
- a CDS encoding NAD(+) kinase, whose protein sequence is MELKQVIIAHKSGDSQSRSWAEKCAKELEALNCHVLMGPSGYKDNPYPVFLASSNSKIDLAIILGGDGTVLSAARQLAQEGIPILAVNVGGHLGFLTEPFEEFQDTTRVWERLQSDHYAVQQRMMLAAVICEGDRHNPEILGQKYFCLNEMCIKPASIDRMPTSVLEMEVDGEVVDQYHGDGLLVATPTGSTCYTASANGPIIHPGMEAIALTPICPLSLSSRSIVIPPRSVVSIWPLGDYELNTKLWTDGALATSIWPNQWVRVFMAEKSARFIILRQSYSFYQTLREKLLWAGARVYHTNNNRSNGK, encoded by the coding sequence GTGGAATTAAAACAAGTTATCATCGCTCATAAATCGGGAGACTCTCAGAGTCGGAGTTGGGCTGAAAAATGTGCTAAAGAATTAGAAGCCCTTAATTGTCATGTCTTAATGGGGCCTAGTGGTTATAAAGATAACCCCTATCCCGTGTTTTTAGCCTCTTCTAACAGCAAAATCGACCTGGCGATCATTTTAGGAGGAGATGGTACTGTTTTAAGCGCAGCGCGTCAATTAGCTCAAGAAGGTATTCCTATTTTAGCAGTTAACGTGGGGGGACATTTAGGCTTTTTAACCGAACCTTTTGAAGAGTTTCAAGATACTACTAGAGTCTGGGAACGCTTACAATCAGACCATTACGCGGTACAACAACGTATGATGTTAGCAGCTGTTATCTGTGAAGGCGATCGCCATAATCCTGAAATTCTTGGTCAGAAATACTTCTGTCTCAACGAAATGTGTATTAAACCCGCTAGTATTGACCGTATGCCTACTTCTGTGTTAGAAATGGAAGTAGATGGAGAAGTAGTCGATCAATATCACGGTGATGGTTTATTAGTGGCTACACCTACAGGATCTACCTGTTATACAGCTTCTGCTAATGGTCCTATTATTCATCCTGGTATGGAAGCGATCGCCCTTACCCCTATTTGTCCTCTGAGCCTTTCTAGTCGTTCTATCGTAATACCACCTCGGTCTGTAGTTAGTATTTGGCCCTTAGGAGACTATGAACTAAATACTAAACTATGGACAGATGGTGCTTTAGCTACTTCAATTTGGCCCAATCAATGGGTCAGAGTATTTATGGCTGAAAAATCAGCTCGTTTTATCATTCTACGTCAAAGTTATTCTTTTTATCAAACTCTCAGAGAAAAATTACTCTGGGCTGGTGCTAGAGTCTATCATACTAATAATAATCGTTCTAATGGTAAATAG